The following are encoded together in the Pleurocapsa sp. FMAR1 genome:
- a CDS encoding iron uptake porin, translating to MIKLFWQTLKVAPILFAASLFAASGASAQSVTGEDQGVDKTLEQINNYQNLGQDQPLSQVTNVNQLRDVSPTDWAYEALRSLVDRYGCIAGYPNQTYRGDQPLTRYEFAAGLNSCLNQIERLIASQGSVSQEDLDTINRLQQEFEAELATLGGRVDELESRTATLEDNQFSTTTKLNAEAVFAVTDTFNGGFSAENLAQTALNNDNLSDADIQNFVGDVNADGVVDNNDVDDFNDNNDINDETAFSDRVRLNFDSSFYGKDRLRARLEAGNVPNYGDVTGTDSARLNFEANNGNNIELSKLYYIFPLPFLNNRITGYVGTTGMGVDDVFDPGNPTLENSGDGALARFNRYNPLIYRATAGAGAGVTLDLIPDKIAVTGLYVTDNASDPTNGQGLFNGSYSTGGQIDFTPFEGLQLGASYLRGFQTADSVNLTGSTGSPLAANPFNALNGGIGLSTTSNTYGLNASYNLGEKIVLGGFGGYSTVSGLAPGNDNNPSGELWTWQGSVSFLDLVKEGSQLAFAGGQVPRFSPTDGDAAAAGVVGDIDRSYLVEAQYKFPLNDNISITPGAYAIFNANGNNDNDTIYAGVLRGYFKF from the coding sequence ATGATTAAATTATTTTGGCAAACATTGAAAGTCGCTCCCATCTTATTTGCAGCCTCTTTATTTGCTGCCAGCGGTGCAAGCGCGCAGAGTGTTACTGGTGAAGATCAAGGAGTTGACAAAACTCTAGAACAAATAAATAACTATCAAAATCTAGGTCAAGATCAGCCTTTATCTCAGGTAACAAACGTCAACCAATTAAGAGACGTATCGCCTACAGACTGGGCTTATGAAGCTTTACGTAGTCTTGTAGATCGTTATGGCTGTATTGCTGGTTATCCTAATCAAACATACCGTGGCGATCAGCCACTAACTCGTTATGAGTTTGCTGCTGGTTTAAACTCCTGCTTAAACCAAATTGAACGCTTGATTGCTTCTCAAGGATCGGTTAGTCAAGAAGACCTTGATACTATCAATCGTCTTCAACAAGAGTTTGAGGCAGAATTAGCTACCCTCGGTGGCAGAGTAGATGAGCTTGAAAGCCGTACTGCTACTTTAGAAGATAATCAATTTTCGACTACAACTAAACTTAATGCTGAAGCAGTCTTCGCTGTTACTGATACCTTTAATGGTGGTTTTAGTGCCGAAAATTTAGCCCAAACTGCTCTCAATAACGATAACTTAAGCGATGCAGATATACAGAATTTTGTCGGTGATGTCAATGCTGATGGCGTAGTTGATAATAATGATGTCGATGATTTCAATGATAATAATGACATAAATGATGAAACTGCTTTTAGCGATCGCGTTCGTTTAAACTTTGACTCTAGCTTCTATGGTAAGGATCGTTTGAGAGCTAGATTAGAAGCAGGCAACGTACCTAATTATGGTGACGTAACTGGCACAGATTCAGCACGTCTCAATTTTGAAGCCAACAATGGTAACAATATTGAGTTAAGCAAGTTATACTACATCTTCCCTCTTCCTTTTCTTAACAATAGAATTACTGGTTATGTGGGAACAACTGGCATGGGAGTGGATGATGTTTTCGATCCTGGCAACCCTACCTTAGAAAACAGTGGTGATGGTGCGCTGGCTCGTTTCAACCGCTATAATCCCTTGATTTACCGTGCTACTGCTGGTGCTGGCGCTGGTGTTACACTTGACCTTATTCCCGATAAAATAGCGGTTACAGGACTGTATGTGACTGATAATGCTTCAGATCCTACTAACGGACAAGGTTTATTTAACGGTTCCTATAGTACAGGTGGACAAATAGACTTTACGCCTTTTGAAGGTTTACAGCTTGGCGCAAGTTATCTTCGTGGTTTCCAAACTGCCGATAGCGTCAATCTAACTGGTAGTACTGGTAGTCCTTTGGCAGCCAATCCTTTTAACGCACTCAACGGGGGTATTGGGCTTAGCACCACTTCTAATACTTATGGTTTAAACGCTAGCTACAACCTGGGTGAAAAAATTGTCTTGGGTGGTTTTGGTGGTTATTCCACTGTCTCAGGGTTAGCACCTGGAAATGATAATAATCCATCGGGAGAACTCTGGACTTGGCAAGGTAGTGTTTCTTTCCTTGACCTAGTTAAAGAAGGTTCTCAGCTAGCTTTTGCTGGCGGTCAGGTACCTAGATTTTCTCCTACTGACGGTGATGCAGCAGCAGCCGGTGTCGTAGGAGACATTGACAGATCCTATTTGGTTGAGGCACAGTACAAGTTCCCTCTTAACGATAATATTTCGATCACCCCTGGTGCTTACGCAATATTCAACGCTAACGGTAACAATGATAACGATACTATCTATGCAGGTGTTCTACGTGGTTACTTCAAGTTCTAA
- the pstS gene encoding phosphate ABC transporter substrate-binding protein PstS has protein sequence MISTVSLKRKVWLVPVLALTLGLTACGGNKAPTATDSTTPDANSSSSGGQSVSLTGAGASFPAPLYQRWFSEYNKQHPNVQVSYQSVGSGAGVEQFTQGTVDFGASDVAMTDEEIGAVKRGVALLPMTAGSIVLAYNLPDVTQLKLSRQDYVDILLGKITQWNDPAIASLNPDAKLPDSKITVVHRSDGSGTTGVFTKHLSAINPEWKDKVGDGKTVQWPTGIGAKGNEGVTAQILQTEGALGYVEYGYAKQQEIPFATLENKSGKYVAASDESAAGALSATTLPENLRAFITDPEGEDSYPIVTYTWILAYENYDDPNKLQGLKDVVNWSLTDGQAYAKELGYVPLPNNVVQKVQAKLETMKAQ, from the coding sequence ATGATTTCTACAGTTTCTCTTAAGCGAAAAGTTTGGTTAGTTCCCGTACTAGCTCTAACCTTGGGTCTGACCGCTTGTGGTGGTAACAAAGCTCCAACTGCGACTGATTCGACCACCCCTGATGCTAATAGCAGCAGTTCTGGAGGGCAGTCCGTATCCTTAACAGGAGCGGGGGCGAGTTTTCCTGCACCTTTATATCAACGTTGGTTTTCTGAATACAATAAGCAGCATCCTAATGTTCAGGTATCTTATCAGTCTGTTGGCAGTGGTGCTGGGGTTGAGCAGTTTACTCAAGGAACAGTGGATTTTGGTGCGAGTGACGTGGCGATGACAGACGAGGAGATTGGTGCGGTGAAGCGAGGAGTGGCGTTGTTGCCTATGACCGCTGGCAGTATCGTGCTGGCATATAACTTGCCTGATGTAACTCAATTAAAACTTTCTCGTCAAGATTATGTAGATATTTTACTGGGTAAGATTACTCAATGGAACGATCCGGCGATCGCCTCTCTTAACCCTGATGCCAAGCTTCCCGACAGCAAAATTACCGTGGTTCATCGTTCAGACGGTAGTGGTACTACTGGAGTATTTACCAAACATCTAAGCGCAATTAATCCTGAATGGAAAGACAAAGTTGGTGACGGTAAAACCGTACAATGGCCTACAGGTATAGGTGCAAAAGGCAATGAAGGGGTGACGGCTCAAATTCTGCAAACCGAAGGCGCGCTTGGCTACGTTGAGTATGGTTATGCCAAGCAACAGGAGATTCCTTTTGCCACTTTAGAAAACAAATCTGGAAAGTATGTTGCAGCCTCTGATGAATCTGCTGCTGGAGCTTTAAGTGCTACAACTTTACCAGAAAATCTACGGGCATTTATTACCGACCCAGAAGGAGAAGATTCTTATCCCATTGTTACCTATACCTGGATTTTGGCATATGAAAATTATGACGATCCCAATAAATTACAAGGCTTGAAAGATGTAGTTAACTGGTCATTAACTGATGGACAGGCTTATGCCAAAGAATTAGGCTATGTTCCTTTACCTAATAACGTAGTCCAGAAAGTTCAGGCAAAGCTAGAGACAATGAAAGCGCAGTAA
- a CDS encoding response regulator transcription factor, translating into MSEKQQLLLVDDEPGIRESVQAYLEDNEAWKVTVASNAEEAWQTIEAKIPDLIISDIMMPEVNGYEFLAKIREDPRYRSIPVVFLTARGMTSDRIQGYESGCDAYLSKPFDPEELEAIVKNLLSKTKVNAGGGDSSVELEKIAKELVEIKAKLDDKIGGSGGIAVTPPPIKIDLTPREQSVLDLVAKGLMNKEIARELQTSVRNVEKYVSRLFGKTGTNSRTELVRFALQHGLTQ; encoded by the coding sequence ATGTCAGAAAAACAACAATTGCTACTTGTAGACGATGAGCCTGGTATCAGAGAATCAGTGCAAGCATACTTAGAAGATAACGAAGCCTGGAAGGTAACTGTAGCCAGTAATGCCGAGGAAGCTTGGCAAACAATTGAAGCCAAGATTCCTGACTTGATTATTTCCGATATTATGATGCCTGAGGTTAATGGCTATGAATTTTTGGCAAAGATCAGAGAAGATCCCCGCTATCGTTCTATACCTGTTGTTTTTCTAACTGCCAGAGGCATGACAAGCGATCGCATTCAGGGCTATGAATCTGGCTGTGATGCTTATCTTTCTAAGCCTTTTGATCCAGAAGAACTAGAAGCAATAGTTAAAAATCTCTTATCAAAAACCAAAGTAAATGCTGGCGGTGGTGACAGTAGCGTTGAGCTAGAAAAAATTGCTAAAGAATTAGTGGAAATTAAAGCCAAGCTAGACGATAAGATAGGCGGAAGCGGTGGAATTGCCGTAACTCCACCACCGATTAAAATCGATTTAACTCCAAGAGAGCAAAGTGTTTTGGATCTCGTAGCTAAAGGTTTAATGAATAAGGAAATTGCCAGAGAATTGCAGACTAGCGTCAGAAATGTTGAAAAATACGTTAGTCGTCTTTTTGGCAAAACAGGTACAAATAGCCGTACTGAACTAGTGAGATTTGCCCTGCAACATGGCTTGACTCAATAA
- a CDS encoding glyoxalase-like domain protein produces MIANIVFSGKLMTNYLGAFLPPIALDSLFSTQGIMVMLLVAYAGAMWMFLSSAPKVYTVMVSDLQTAQRFYEGLLELSAADVPLHYYYNYEQAMGASGLDPLYMSATPTSTGLNGSEGLWYQLRKNTQLHVIAGASGGYKERQRHVCFDRDCLEALLMRVQARRLKYKIRRDRPLNFLVKDQENRTIEMAEVSN; encoded by the coding sequence ATGATAGCTAATATTGTTTTTTCAGGTAAATTAATGACAAATTATCTCGGTGCATTTTTACCGCCAATTGCTTTAGATAGTTTATTTTCTACCCAAGGCATTATGGTCATGCTTCTGGTTGCTTATGCAGGAGCGATGTGGATGTTTCTCAGCAGTGCGCCCAAAGTATATACGGTAATGGTTTCGGATCTACAAACTGCCCAAAGATTTTATGAAGGGCTACTGGAGCTTTCTGCTGCTGATGTACCACTTCATTATTATTATAATTATGAACAGGCAATGGGAGCTAGCGGACTCGATCCTCTGTATATGTCGGCGACTCCTACCAGTACAGGACTAAACGGCTCAGAAGGATTATGGTATCAACTGAGAAAAAATACCCAACTTCACGTTATTGCGGGTGCTAGCGGTGGCTACAAAGAGCGTCAGCGTCATGTATGTTTTGATCGCGATTGTTTAGAAGCTTTATTGATGCGCGTTCAGGCAAGACGTTTGAAGTATAAGATTCGTCGCGATCGCCCTTTGAATTTTTTAGTTAAAGATCAAGAAAACCGCACGATCGAAATGGCAGAAGTTTCTAATTGA
- a CDS encoding acyl-CoA desaturase produces the protein MTVATSEKIPPAWGTIIYMGIIHFMALFALIPSNFSWGALGIAFLLYCITAGVGITLGFHRLVAHRSFEVPKLLEYILVFCGTLAGQGSPIDWIGLHRIHHQYSDMDFDPHNSLKGFYWSHLGWMLCKNPANEKIARYTNDISGDRFYRFCHYGMIPIQLVLAGFLYYLGGSSFVVWGIFVRLVVVFHCTWFVNSATHKFGYKTYDSGDTSLNCWWVALLTFGEGWHNNHHAFQYSARHGLKRSEIDLTWIMIQTLAFFRLARKVKLPPKKAIRA, from the coding sequence ATGACAGTTGCTACATCAGAAAAAATCCCACCTGCCTGGGGAACAATCATCTACATGGGCATAATTCACTTTATGGCATTATTTGCCCTTATTCCCAGCAACTTTAGCTGGGGGGCATTGGGAATAGCATTTTTGCTTTACTGTATTACCGCAGGAGTAGGCATAACTTTAGGATTTCATCGCCTTGTTGCCCATCGCAGCTTTGAAGTTCCCAAATTACTAGAGTATATTTTAGTTTTTTGTGGCACTTTAGCAGGTCAAGGCAGCCCTATAGATTGGATTGGCTTACATCGTATCCATCATCAATATTCCGACATGGATTTCGACCCTCACAACTCACTCAAAGGTTTTTATTGGAGTCATCTGGGCTGGATGTTGTGTAAAAATCCCGCTAATGAAAAGATTGCTCGCTACACCAACGATATTTCAGGCGATCGCTTTTATCGATTTTGTCACTATGGCATGATCCCGATTCAACTTGTCTTAGCTGGGTTTCTATATTATTTAGGAGGTTCTTCTTTTGTAGTTTGGGGGATATTCGTCCGCCTAGTTGTGGTCTTTCACTGCACTTGGTTTGTTAATAGTGCCACCCATAAATTTGGCTATAAAACCTATGACTCTGGAGATACCTCTTTAAACTGTTGGTGGGTAGCTTTACTAACCTTTGGTGAAGGCTGGCATAATAATCATCATGCTTTTCAGTATTCGGCACGACATGGTTTAAAGCGTTCGGAAATCGATCTAACCTGGATTATGATCCAAACTCTAGCCTTTTTTAGATTAGCAAGGAAGGTAAAACTACCGCCCAAAAAGGCTATTCGAGCCTAA
- a CDS encoding methionine gamma-lyase family protein: MKTENLLIEAEKALIPIFSGIDAQVKENLKKVLSAFRDHRVGVQHFASVSGYGHDDLGRDTLDKVFAQIMDAEAAAVRVQFVSGTQAIACGLYGVLRPGDEMLAVAGAPYDTLEEVIGLRGNNQGSLKDFQIDYRQLDLTEVGRIDWQGLSTAVTKKTRLVLIQRSCGYSWRESLSIEDIKRIVESVKQQNSNTVCLVDNCYGEFVADIEPTAVGADLVAGSLIKNPGGTIVTAGGYIAGKAELVEAATCRLTAPGIGSSGGATLDQNRLMFQGLFLAPQMVGEAIKGSHLIAYVFDRLGYQVNPLPFVTRRDIIQAVQLGSPQKLIAFCKAIQQHSPIDSYLEPVPAQMPGYESKLVMAGGTFIDGSTSEFSADGPLREPYIAFCQGGTHWTHIAIAIEAAVKAI; this comes from the coding sequence ATGAAGACTGAAAATCTGCTTATAGAAGCAGAAAAAGCACTAATACCGATTTTTTCTGGTATTGACGCTCAGGTCAAGGAAAATCTCAAAAAAGTTTTGTCAGCTTTCCGCGATCATCGAGTTGGAGTGCAGCATTTTGCTAGCGTTAGCGGTTACGGACACGATGATTTAGGGCGAGATACTCTAGACAAGGTTTTTGCACAAATTATGGATGCAGAAGCTGCTGCGGTACGAGTTCAGTTTGTTTCTGGCACTCAGGCGATCGCCTGCGGACTATATGGTGTGCTACGTCCAGGTGATGAAATGCTAGCGGTGGCTGGCGCACCCTACGATACCTTAGAAGAAGTAATCGGTTTGCGAGGTAACAACCAGGGTTCTTTAAAAGACTTTCAGATTGACTATCGCCAACTAGACTTAACCGAAGTGGGAAGGATAGATTGGCAAGGTTTAAGCACTGCCGTCACCAAGAAAACTCGCCTGGTTTTGATTCAGAGGTCTTGCGGATATTCTTGGCGAGAAAGCCTATCGATAGAAGACATTAAGAGAATAGTTGAATCAGTCAAACAGCAAAACTCAAATACCGTCTGCCTAGTGGATAACTGCTATGGAGAATTTGTGGCAGATATTGAACCAACGGCGGTGGGTGCAGATCTAGTAGCAGGGTCATTAATTAAAAATCCTGGAGGAACTATTGTGACTGCGGGGGGATACATAGCAGGAAAAGCAGAACTAGTCGAAGCAGCGACTTGTCGTTTGACCGCACCAGGAATTGGTAGCAGTGGTGGGGCAACCTTAGATCAAAACCGACTAATGTTTCAAGGATTGTTTCTTGCACCCCAAATGGTAGGAGAAGCGATTAAAGGCAGCCATTTAATTGCCTACGTGTTCGATCGACTGGGATATCAGGTCAATCCTCTACCTTTTGTGACTCGTCGAGATATTATTCAAGCCGTTCAATTAGGTTCTCCCCAAAAGCTGATTGCCTTTTGTAAAGCAATTCAACAGCACTCGCCTATAGATTCTTATCTAGAACCTGTTCCTGCCCAAATGCCTGGGTATGAGAGTAAATTAGTAATGGCTGGAGGAACATTTATTGATGGCAGTACTTCTGAGTTCTCAGCCGATGGTCCATTGCGCGAGCCTTATATTGCCTTTTGTCAAGGAGGAACACACTGGACACATATTGCGATCGCCATTGAAGCAGCAGTTAAGGCTATATAG
- a CDS encoding WD40 domain-containing protein yields MSKVKQKRNRGIVLTPTGLKKLEAARYESERLENYGERYTYENISEITNLDINTIKKVLEAKEGVDKRSLEKFLIAFNLKPTADIYTKPRPNKRQDWGEAISVDSFFGRSNELETLANWLLKDRCRLIALVGMGGIGKTTLSVKFVQQNEDKFDCIIWKSLRDAPPVAEIIDSLIEFLFEGQEKANLPLRLGDKITLLIEYLRSFRCLIFLDNAESLLDSGNRAGKYRPGYEGYGELLRRVGSTEHLSCLAITTREKPKEVAALEGAGLLVRSLQLAGLKQGQEILKLKGLAGSELELKALGDRYGGNPLALKVVATTIQDLFAGNITEFLRQDMAVFGDIRDVLEQQLERLSNLEQEIMRWLAIAREPISLTELQADFVLPVTPIKLLEALESLSRRSLIEKNASCFTQQPVVMEYATSQLIEVVCEEILTQKLKIFRDHALIKATAKDYIRENQTRLILQPVINGLLAALRSQKDLEACLRQILATMQELPLEKSYVAGNIINLFCQLETDLTGYDFSNLCVWQADLRQAYLHKVSFQNADLFKSVFAENFGGIWSVAFSPDGKYLAAGDTKGNILLRRVADGQPIRSFTGHNAWVVSLAFSPDGKTLASSSCDCTAKLWDLNTGQCLHSLDKHEHEVWSVAFSNDGETLATGCDDCHARLWSVSTGECIQVFSGHTDYVLSVAFSLDGQKLFSGSHDNTIKQWDIKTGDCLLVFQGHDEGVRSISVSPDGMLASGSKDQTVRLWDIKTGKCLNIFRGHSSMVLAVAFCPRDNLLVSSSVDQTLRLWNVDTGECLKVFQGHSNLINSVTFNPESNILASGSYDQSIKLWNINTYQCVKTFQGHNNQALSVIFSSDGQTLVSGGHDHKIRLWDVKTGKIIKILHEHTNWVFSVAFNAKNNLIASGSGDKTIKIWDVATGKVTKTLFGHQAVVRSVAFSFDGQILASSSADKTIKLWNIQTGECIKTLQGHQAEIWSIAFSPDDRQLASGSLDGTAKLWNTSTGKCLKTLDEHTSWVWSVAFSVDNKLATTSPDQTIRLWNPTTGECQVVLREDKGYSQLVAFSNDGQTIASYNQDYNIKLWNIKSKKCIQILHGHKALINSIAFSPDNHTLVSSSEDETINLWDLKTGRCIKTLKVKKPYESMSITGAKGLTKANFNVLKTLGANET; encoded by the coding sequence ATGAGCAAAGTCAAGCAAAAACGTAATCGTGGCATTGTTCTAACGCCTACAGGTCTAAAAAAACTTGAAGCAGCCAGATATGAATCGGAACGTCTGGAAAATTACGGTGAAAGATATACTTACGAGAATATCAGCGAAATAACTAATTTAGATATCAACACGATTAAAAAAGTACTAGAAGCCAAAGAAGGTGTTGATAAGCGATCGCTGGAAAAGTTTTTAATTGCTTTCAATTTAAAGCCAACGGCAGACATCTATACTAAACCTCGCCCTAATAAACGCCAGGATTGGGGCGAGGCAATTTCGGTGGATAGCTTTTTTGGACGCTCGAATGAACTTGAGACTTTAGCTAATTGGCTCTTAAAAGACCGCTGTCGATTAATAGCACTGGTGGGAATGGGCGGAATAGGCAAAACAACTTTATCGGTTAAGTTTGTCCAGCAAAATGAGGATAAGTTTGACTGTATTATTTGGAAATCTTTACGAGATGCTCCACCTGTTGCCGAAATTATTGATAGTCTGATTGAATTTTTGTTTGAAGGACAAGAAAAAGCTAACTTGCCTTTGAGATTAGGCGATAAAATTACCCTACTGATTGAGTATTTACGTTCTTTTCGCTGTCTTATTTTCCTAGATAATGCCGAATCACTTTTAGATAGTGGTAACAGAGCAGGAAAATATCGCCCAGGATATGAAGGTTATGGCGAGCTTTTGCGTAGAGTAGGCTCGACAGAGCATCTTAGCTGTTTAGCGATCACAACCAGAGAAAAGCCGAAAGAAGTTGCTGCCTTAGAAGGAGCAGGTCTTTTAGTTCGTTCCTTACAGTTAGCAGGATTGAAGCAAGGGCAAGAAATTTTAAAACTCAAGGGACTTGCTGGCTCTGAGTTAGAACTAAAGGCGCTAGGCGATCGCTATGGAGGCAATCCCCTAGCGTTAAAGGTAGTAGCTACCACTATTCAAGATTTGTTTGCTGGCAATATCACTGAATTTTTACGCCAAGATATGGCTGTTTTTGGTGATATTCGGGATGTTTTAGAGCAGCAGCTTGAGCGATTATCAAATTTAGAACAAGAGATCATGCGCTGGCTGGCGATCGCTCGTGAACCGATCTCTTTGACAGAATTGCAGGCAGATTTTGTCTTGCCAGTAACTCCTATCAAATTATTAGAAGCCCTAGAATCTCTTTCCCGACGTTCTTTAATTGAAAAGAATGCTTCTTGCTTTACCCAGCAGCCTGTAGTCATGGAATATGCAACCAGCCAATTAATTGAGGTTGTCTGTGAAGAAATTTTAACGCAGAAACTAAAGATTTTTCGCGATCACGCCCTGATAAAAGCCACAGCCAAAGACTACATCAGAGAAAATCAAACTCGCCTTATTCTTCAGCCGGTTATCAACGGGCTTTTAGCTGCCTTGAGAAGCCAGAAAGATCTAGAAGCCTGTTTAAGACAAATTTTGGCAACAATGCAGGAATTACCTCTAGAAAAATCCTATGTGGCAGGAAATATTATCAATTTGTTTTGCCAATTAGAAACTGACCTAACTGGTTATGATTTCTCCAATTTATGTGTTTGGCAAGCAGATTTACGTCAAGCGTACTTGCACAAAGTCAGTTTCCAAAATGCAGACTTATTCAAATCGGTCTTTGCCGAAAACTTTGGCGGGATTTGGTCGGTAGCCTTTAGTCCTGATGGAAAATACTTGGCTGCGGGAGATACTAAAGGAAATATTCTGTTACGAAGAGTAGCAGATGGTCAGCCAATACGTAGTTTTACAGGTCATAATGCCTGGGTAGTTTCCCTCGCTTTTAGCCCCGATGGTAAGACTCTCGCTAGCAGCAGTTGTGACTGTACCGCCAAGCTTTGGGATCTTAATACTGGTCAATGTCTGCATTCTCTAGACAAGCATGAACACGAAGTTTGGTCAGTTGCATTTAGTAATGATGGTGAAACTCTAGCTACTGGCTGCGATGACTGCCATGCAAGACTTTGGAGCGTCAGCACAGGTGAGTGTATTCAAGTTTTTTCAGGACATACAGATTATGTACTTTCAGTCGCCTTTAGCCTGGATGGTCAGAAACTCTTTAGCGGCAGTCACGACAACACAATTAAGCAGTGGGACATCAAAACTGGTGATTGTCTCCTGGTTTTTCAAGGACATGATGAGGGAGTAAGATCTATTAGCGTCAGTCCTGATGGAATGCTTGCCAGTGGTAGCAAAGATCAAACAGTTAGGTTGTGGGATATAAAAACAGGTAAATGTCTCAATATTTTTCGCGGACATTCTAGCATGGTTTTAGCAGTCGCTTTTTGCCCACGAGACAATCTTCTAGTTAGTAGCAGTGTCGATCAAACCTTAAGGCTATGGAATGTTGATACTGGAGAATGCCTTAAAGTTTTTCAAGGACATTCTAATCTGATTAACTCTGTTACCTTTAATCCAGAGAGTAATATTTTAGCTAGTGGCAGTTACGATCAGTCAATAAAGCTATGGAATATCAATACTTATCAATGTGTAAAAACTTTTCAAGGACATAATAATCAGGCACTTTCTGTCATTTTTAGTTCAGATGGTCAAACTCTAGTCAGCGGTGGTCACGATCACAAGATCAGACTATGGGATGTCAAAACTGGAAAGATAATCAAAATCTTACATGAACACACCAATTGGGTTTTCTCTGTTGCTTTTAATGCCAAAAATAATCTTATAGCCAGTGGTAGTGGAGATAAAACAATCAAAATTTGGGATGTTGCCACTGGCAAAGTAACTAAAACTTTATTTGGACATCAAGCAGTAGTTCGGTCTGTCGCTTTCAGTTTTGATGGGCAAATTTTGGCAAGCAGCAGTGCAGATAAAACAATTAAACTGTGGAATATTCAAACTGGTGAGTGTATTAAAACTTTACAAGGACATCAAGCAGAAATATGGTCAATAGCCTTCAGTCCTGACGATCGGCAGTTGGCTAGTGGTTCTCTAGATGGAACTGCCAAATTGTGGAATACTAGCACTGGAAAATGCTTGAAGACTTTAGACGAGCATACAAGTTGGGTATGGTCGGTTGCTTTTAGTGTAGATAATAAACTAGCTACTACCAGTCCAGATCAAACAATTAGACTTTGGAACCCGACTACTGGAGAATGCCAGGTTGTATTACGAGAAGATAAGGGCTATTCACAATTGGTTGCCTTTAGCAATGATGGTCAAACAATAGCCAGCTACAATCAGGACTACAATATTAAGCTATGGAATATAAAATCTAAAAAATGTATCCAAATTTTGCATGGTCATAAAGCGCTAATCAATTCGATCGCTTTTAGTCCTGACAATCATACTTTAGTTAGCAGTAGCGAAGATGAAACAATTAATCTGTGGGACTTAAAAACTGGTAGGTGTATTAAAACTTTAAAAGTAAAGAAACCCTACGAATCTATGAGCATTACAGGAGCTAAAGGTCTAACAAAAGCCAATTTCAATGTTTTGAAAACATTAGGAGCTAATGAAACTTAG